In the Kaistella sp. 97-N-M2 genome, one interval contains:
- a CDS encoding SDR family NAD(P)-dependent oxidoreductase, whose product MKTSNKQEENYRTLAGKTVVITGGTSGVGRAAAEAFALEGCNVVVAARGQKGLDETVALCHDLGVVSLGVPTDVSVAEEVENLAQKALQFNGRIDFWVNNAGVMASGKFEEIPLESIDQVVKTNLLGYIHGAYAAIPIFKRQKEGVLINNVSIGGWMPAPYSTAYSSTKFGIRGMVEGLQGELSDEPNIHVVGLYPGIQRSTGNMHSAKYSGLDFKIPPFSTDPRKLAAQMVEAAKNPKKSIITDGYAAVMKVLYGLFPRAIINTASAAMRLTMKPDAETNTDGNVRYPSESPMRIYGEMALPVPSKKTQTVLMMGLGLGLGFLLTASKKKGKKSKKKLNIK is encoded by the coding sequence ATGAAAACCAGTAATAAACAGGAAGAAAATTATAGAACCCTTGCCGGAAAAACAGTCGTTATCACCGGCGGAACAAGTGGAGTAGGCCGCGCTGCGGCGGAAGCTTTTGCTTTGGAAGGCTGCAATGTCGTGGTTGCCGCCCGCGGACAAAAAGGTCTGGACGAAACCGTCGCACTTTGTCACGATTTGGGAGTGGTTTCGTTAGGCGTACCAACCGACGTTTCCGTCGCGGAAGAAGTTGAAAATCTTGCACAGAAAGCTTTGCAGTTCAACGGAAGAATTGATTTCTGGGTGAATAATGCGGGCGTTATGGCAAGCGGAAAATTCGAAGAAATTCCGCTGGAAAGTATCGATCAGGTCGTAAAAACAAACCTTCTGGGCTACATACACGGCGCTTATGCTGCAATTCCCATTTTTAAACGTCAGAAAGAAGGCGTTTTAATTAACAACGTTTCCATTGGTGGCTGGATGCCAGCGCCCTATTCAACGGCGTATTCCAGTACAAAATTCGGTATCAGGGGAATGGTGGAAGGCCTGCAGGGCGAACTTTCCGATGAGCCAAATATTCATGTCGTGGGACTTTATCCCGGAATTCAGCGCTCCACCGGTAACATGCATTCTGCGAAATATTCCGGCCTCGATTTTAAAATTCCACCTTTTTCCACAGATCCGCGCAAGCTGGCTGCCCAAATGGTTGAAGCGGCAAAAAATCCGAAAAAGAGCATTATTACCGATGGTTATGCCGCCGTTATGAAAGTTTTGTATGGTCTGTTTCCAAGAGCCATTATCAACACCGCGTCCGCTGCAATGAGACTCACCATGAAACCAGATGCAGAAACAAACACCGACGGAAACGTAAGATATCCTTCGGAAAGTCCCATGCGAATTTATGGCGAAATGGCCCTTCCCGTGCCCTCCAAAAAAACGCAAACTGTTTTGATGATGGGATTGGGTTTGGGACTGGGATTTTTACTCACGGCTTCAAAAAAGAAAGGTAAAAAATCAAAGAAAAAATTAAATATAAAATAA
- a CDS encoding 2Fe-2S iron-sulfur cluster-binding protein, which yields MQDINLKITDRNGDTHEVVAPTDMSMNLMEVIRSYELADEGTIGVCGGMAMCASCQVYVVDGAEKLQEMGDEEEAMLSEAFYVQDDSRLGCQIHITPEIDGLEVAIAPYP from the coding sequence ATGCAGGATATTAATTTAAAAATAACGGACCGAAACGGCGATACGCACGAGGTGGTTGCGCCAACCGATATGTCGATGAATTTAATGGAAGTCATTCGTTCCTACGAACTGGCAGACGAAGGAACAATCGGCGTTTGCGGTGGTATGGCGATGTGCGCGTCCTGTCAAGTTTACGTAGTTGACGGGGCCGAAAAGTTGCAGGAAATGGGCGATGAGGAAGAGGCTATGCTTTCCGAAGCTTTTTATGTGCAGGATGATTCGCGTTTAGGTTGTCAAATTCACATTACGCCGGAAATCGATGGTTTGGAAGTAGCAATCGCGCCGTATCCATAA
- a CDS encoding NAD(P)/FAD-dependent oxidoreductase, translating to MITTDILIIGAGPTGLFAVFEAGLLKMKCHLIDALPQQGGQLTELYPKKPIFDIPGFPAINAGELVSNLMDQIKQFQPGFTLGETAKTLTKLDDGTFEVITNKGTVHRAKAVAIAGGLGTFEPRKPTIENIADYEEKGVEYFIKEPEHFRNKKVVIAGGGDSALDWSIFLSDIASEVTLIHRRNEFRGALDSVDKVQELKDLGKITMMTPAEVTGLKGEGKLSAITVEKEGQTFDLETDYFIPLFGLTPKLGDLGNWGLEIEKNAIVVNNALDYQTNIPGVYAIGDINTYPGKLKLILCGFHEATLMCQSVYNMLNPGKKYVLKYTTVSGIDGFDGTRKEAEKAVVKKID from the coding sequence ATGATTACTACCGATATATTGATCATAGGAGCGGGACCAACTGGCCTTTTTGCCGTTTTCGAAGCAGGTTTACTGAAGATGAAATGCCATTTAATCGATGCGCTCCCACAGCAGGGCGGTCAGCTCACCGAACTTTACCCAAAGAAACCTATTTTCGATATTCCGGGATTTCCCGCCATCAACGCGGGCGAACTGGTTAGTAATCTAATGGATCAGATCAAGCAGTTTCAGCCCGGTTTTACGTTAGGCGAAACGGCGAAGACCTTAACCAAGCTCGACGATGGCACGTTCGAAGTTATTACGAACAAAGGAACTGTTCATCGCGCAAAAGCCGTAGCCATTGCAGGTGGATTGGGAACTTTCGAGCCGCGCAAACCTACGATAGAAAACATCGCCGATTACGAAGAAAAAGGTGTTGAATATTTCATTAAAGAACCCGAACATTTTAGAAACAAAAAAGTGGTGATCGCGGGCGGTGGCGACTCTGCTTTGGACTGGAGTATTTTCCTGTCCGACATCGCAAGCGAAGTCACTTTAATTCACCGCCGAAACGAATTCCGCGGCGCCCTGGATTCTGTGGACAAAGTGCAGGAATTAAAAGATCTCGGAAAAATAACCATGATGACACCGGCAGAAGTTACCGGATTGAAAGGCGAGGGCAAACTGTCTGCGATCACCGTAGAAAAAGAAGGCCAAACCTTCGATCTGGAAACCGATTATTTTATTCCGCTGTTTGGTTTAACGCCAAAATTAGGCGATCTTGGCAACTGGGGCCTCGAAATCGAAAAAAATGCCATCGTTGTGAACAATGCCTTGGATTACCAAACGAATATTCCCGGCGTCTATGCCATTGGTGACATCAATACATATCCGGGGAAACTGAAATTGATTTTATGTGGTTTCCACGAAGCAACTTTAATGTGCCAAAGCGTGTATAACATGCTGAATCCCGGCAAAAAGTATGTCTTGAAATACACGACCGTAAGTGGAATTGACGGTTTCGACGGGACGCGAAAAGAGGCCGAGAAAGCCGTAGTCAAAAAAATCGATTAG
- a CDS encoding DUF3108 domain-containing protein — MKKIFSLFIILFFTLGQAQKLDNIQSGEVLNYRIHYGILNAGTATLTTLKTNYMGQPHFYVKGYGRTTGAVRAFFKVEDNYESFINYKTGLPSYYVRNVQEGGYTQHLQTVFNHTNQTLILTNKKKGTSEVLKSVKGVQDMLSAFYYLRSLDPGELKVGTVKKLNVWIDDELFPFQLKVAGTEDVKTKFGTINCLKIIPQVISGRVFKDKEGVTLYVSNDRNFVPVSIKAELAVGSLKASLDSYKNVKYPLNIK; from the coding sequence ATGAAAAAGATATTCAGCCTGTTTATAATTTTATTTTTTACTTTGGGCCAGGCTCAAAAGCTCGATAACATACAGTCCGGCGAAGTTTTAAACTACCGAATTCATTACGGAATTCTAAATGCCGGTACCGCCACACTAACCACGCTAAAAACCAACTATATGGGGCAACCCCATTTCTATGTTAAAGGCTATGGTCGGACAACGGGCGCGGTTCGTGCCTTTTTTAAAGTTGAAGACAATTACGAAAGTTTTATCAATTACAAGACCGGCTTACCGAGTTATTATGTCAGAAATGTGCAGGAAGGCGGTTACACGCAGCATTTGCAAACCGTTTTTAACCACACCAATCAAACCTTAATTTTAACGAATAAAAAAAAGGGCACGTCAGAAGTCTTAAAATCCGTGAAAGGCGTTCAGGACATGCTTTCTGCTTTTTATTATCTCAGAAGTTTGGATCCCGGCGAACTGAAAGTGGGGACCGTAAAAAAACTGAACGTCTGGATCGATGACGAACTTTTCCCCTTCCAGCTGAAAGTCGCAGGAACCGAAGACGTTAAAACCAAGTTTGGCACCATTAACTGTTTGAAGATTATTCCCCAGGTCATCAGCGGACGCGTTTTCAAAGACAAAGAAGGTGTTACGCTTTATGTAAGCAACGACCGGAATTTCGTTCCCGTCTCCATTAAAGCGGAACTTGCGGTCGGTTCCTTAAAAGCGAGTCTGGACTCCTACAAAAATGTTAAATATCCCTTAAACATCAAGTAA
- a CDS encoding carbohydrate binding family 9 domain-containing protein, protein MKSPLLGLLLIAVSQIFPAQKTEVDPIIRKKIVATKITNPPKIDGILDEDVWQSAPIATNFIERRPNNGAPSPDSLRSEVKVLYDDTGVYFGAMLYDLHPEKIAHELTERDNIDNDDIFGVTINGYNDHQQSLEFLVLPTGVQVDAKITENEDDSWNAVWYSATKITDMGWVVEMKIPYSELRFPKKMFRNGASIFCVS, encoded by the coding sequence ATGAAATCTCCTCTTTTAGGCCTTTTGCTCATTGCTGTGAGCCAGATCTTTCCCGCTCAGAAAACCGAAGTGGATCCGATTATCCGGAAAAAAATTGTTGCGACGAAAATAACTAACCCCCCAAAAATCGACGGGATTTTAGATGAAGATGTTTGGCAAAGTGCACCTATCGCGACAAATTTTATCGAGAGAAGACCCAACAACGGCGCACCCTCGCCGGATTCCTTACGTTCGGAAGTAAAGGTTTTGTATGACGATACGGGCGTTTATTTTGGGGCGATGCTTTATGATCTTCACCCGGAAAAAATCGCGCACGAACTTACCGAAAGAGACAACATTGATAACGATGATATATTCGGGGTAACAATAAATGGCTACAATGATCACCAACAAAGTCTAGAGTTTCTCGTTCTCCCAACCGGAGTTCAGGTCGATGCAAAAATCACGGAAAATGAAGATGACTCCTGGAATGCCGTGTGGTATTCGGCGACGAAAATAACGGATATGGGTTGGGTGGTCGAAATGAAAATTCCGTACTCGGAACTGCGCTTTCCAAAAAAAATGTTCAGGAATGGGGCATCAATTTTCTGCGTCTCGTGA
- a CDS encoding DUF5916 domain-containing protein translates to MGGRNENSVLGTALSKKNVQEWGINFLRLVKRTNTMYDWNFVDNKKNSYMLYDGVLNGIENINPPTRLSFLPYISTYLNNYDGKTTASFNGGMDLKYGINDAFTLDLTLIPDFGQTSFDESVLNLSPFEQQFDEQRSFFTEGTELFNKGNLFYSRRIGGSPSRYPETSPDETVTEYPDKVKLFNAFKISGRTNKGLGIGFFNGITEKMDARILNENTGEVRTEVVEPWANYNVLVLDQRFHKNSSVSFVNTNVVRAGNFRDANSTALLWDINDKKNIFNYYGSAKGSWVMDNGTKFGTKAQVGFAKNSGKNQFDVNGVIATRNWDINDLGFSTSTNYGNYHAYYGYRTLEPTKKFNNIYLNFNVDYVQRLQSYLYSKLVFNHNNQFTTRNFRNYGGGIEFTPIGENDIYEPRVDGRYLKIPGYFDSWLWTESDSRKKFQYNLSIDYYAYNEKGRNLVVPSFYLRYRFSDKFKAIWKFNSTFSNNETGYAGKDAEDIFIGRRQRNTYENSITSQYTFNSKMAFSLAFRHYFSDVTYKGFYTLNQDGSLNDTSKFSENLNGSYNSWNVDLRYSWWFAPGSQLTILYRNAVQDYLGISRMNLKDNFSQLFKEPMVNNISLKLTYYIDYNEAKSWFRKKG, encoded by the coding sequence TTGGGTGGTCGAAATGAAAATTCCGTACTCGGAACTGCGCTTTCCAAAAAAAATGTTCAGGAATGGGGCATCAATTTTCTGCGTCTCGTGAAGCGAACAAACACAATGTACGACTGGAATTTTGTGGACAATAAGAAAAATTCCTACATGCTTTACGATGGGGTTTTAAATGGAATTGAAAACATCAATCCGCCCACGAGATTATCTTTTCTACCGTATATCTCAACTTATTTGAACAATTACGACGGCAAAACAACTGCAAGTTTCAACGGCGGAATGGATTTAAAATACGGCATCAACGACGCGTTTACCTTGGATTTGACGTTAATCCCGGATTTCGGACAGACTTCCTTTGATGAATCGGTGCTGAATTTATCGCCTTTCGAGCAGCAGTTTGACGAACAGCGTTCCTTTTTTACGGAAGGAACCGAACTTTTCAATAAAGGAAATCTTTTTTATTCGCGCAGGATCGGCGGCAGCCCGTCGAGATATCCTGAAACTTCGCCCGACGAAACCGTTACCGAATATCCGGACAAAGTGAAATTATTCAATGCTTTCAAAATCTCCGGCAGAACGAACAAAGGTCTCGGCATCGGTTTTTTCAACGGAATTACAGAAAAAATGGACGCCCGGATTCTGAATGAGAATACGGGTGAAGTAAGAACGGAAGTGGTAGAACCCTGGGCGAACTATAATGTTTTGGTTTTGGACCAGAGGTTTCATAAAAACTCTTCTGTTTCCTTCGTGAATACGAATGTGGTGCGCGCAGGTAATTTTCGCGACGCGAATTCTACCGCTTTGTTGTGGGACATCAACGATAAAAAAAATATTTTCAATTATTACGGAAGCGCGAAAGGAAGTTGGGTGATGGACAACGGAACCAAATTCGGCACGAAGGCGCAGGTAGGTTTTGCAAAAAATTCTGGGAAAAATCAGTTCGATGTAAACGGTGTTATTGCCACCAGAAACTGGGACATCAACGATCTCGGCTTTTCCACAAGCACCAACTACGGGAATTATCACGCTTATTATGGATACCGGACTTTAGAACCCACGAAAAAATTCAACAATATTTATTTAAATTTTAACGTCGATTATGTGCAAAGGCTCCAGTCCTATTTGTACAGCAAACTGGTTTTCAATCATAATAACCAGTTCACGACGAGAAATTTCCGCAATTATGGTGGCGGTATTGAATTTACGCCCATTGGAGAAAATGACATTTACGAACCGCGTGTAGACGGGCGCTATTTGAAAATTCCGGGCTATTTCGACAGCTGGCTCTGGACGGAAAGCGACAGCCGAAAAAAGTTTCAGTATAATTTGAGCATCGATTATTACGCCTATAATGAGAAAGGCAGAAACCTCGTCGTCCCGTCATTTTACTTAAGATACCGTTTTTCCGATAAATTTAAAGCCATCTGGAAATTCAATTCTACCTTCAGCAACAACGAAACGGGCTACGCCGGAAAAGATGCCGAAGATATTTTTATCGGCCGGAGACAGCGAAATACGTACGAAAACAGCATCACGTCGCAATATACTTTCAACTCCAAAATGGCTTTCTCGCTCGCCTTCCGTCATTATTTTTCGGATGTGACTTATAAAGGTTTTTACACCTTAAATCAGGATGGAAGCTTAAACGACACGTCAAAATTTAGTGAAAACCTGAACGGAAGTTATAATTCCTGGAACGTCGATCTGCGCTATTCTTGGTGGTTTGCGCCCGGAAGCCAACTTACAATCCTCTATCGCAACGCTGTGCAGGATTATCTTGGCATTTCGCGTATGAATTTAAAA